From a single Candidatus Zixiibacteriota bacterium genomic region:
- a CDS encoding lysyl oxidase family protein: MKDSSRSTLAVFTYRLIALLLLTAPASASDQASSAIDTLWPDLVVRASDLYINDIVGTVVPGHVHLRISNGTANRGAGPLYLYGTQPTDGNTQQAVSQRAFLSDGSYADRLAGSFIYHDTHGHIHFTGWSQFRIRKVLPGDSVGEILRSGNKTTFCILDEDIYDASLPAFDPDGFFFSCGLEQGGVVVQGLSFGWIDVYDKALPDQSIDITGIPPGEYWRESLITYLSPSSPMRLAGRCQADLRLFRDPEWITHDYPLGLWPEVRSSVRTSPHSQNPLAPNPIHS; encoded by the coding sequence TTGAAAGACAGCTCTCGATCTACACTCGCCGTGTTTACTTACAGACTCATCGCGTTGCTTCTGCTGACTGCACCAGCCAGCGCATCAGACCAGGCTTCCTCTGCTATTGACACGCTCTGGCCGGATCTGGTCGTTCGCGCATCGGATTTGTATATCAATGATATTGTCGGAACCGTTGTGCCGGGGCATGTCCACCTCCGGATTTCCAACGGAACAGCCAATCGCGGCGCCGGACCGCTCTATCTCTACGGCACCCAGCCGACCGACGGAAACACACAGCAAGCGGTAAGTCAGCGTGCCTTTCTCTCCGATGGAAGCTACGCAGACAGACTGGCCGGATCATTTATCTACCATGACACTCATGGACACATTCATTTCACCGGCTGGTCGCAATTCAGAATTCGCAAGGTTTTGCCCGGCGATAGTGTCGGCGAAATTCTCAGGAGCGGCAACAAAACGACCTTTTGTATTCTTGACGAAGACATATATGATGCCTCTCTCCCGGCTTTCGACCCTGATGGTTTTTTCTTCTCCTGCGGACTTGAACAGGGAGGTGTAGTTGTCCAAGGCTTGTCATTTGGCTGGATTGACGTCTATGATAAAGCTCTGCCGGATCAGAGCATCGATATCACCGGGATCCCGCCGGGCGAATATTGGCGCGAATCGTTGATCACTTATTTATCTCCGAGCAGCCCAATGCGGCTTGCAGGTAGATGCCAAGCGGATTTGCGTCTCTTTCGAGACCCCGAATGGATTACCCATGATTACCCTCTCGGGTTGTGGCCTGAAGTGAGAAGCTCCGTTAGGACATCCCCTCATTCTCAAAATCCGCTTGCCCCGAACCCCATTCATTCTTAA
- the folE gene encoding GTP cyclohydrolase I FolE: protein MEKSYAELISAVGEDLNREGLKRTPERAARAMRYLTRGYELNLDEIVNGALFEADSDEMILVKDIELYSMCEHHLLPFIGKAHVAYMPNGKIIGLSKIARIVDMFARRFQVQERLTKQIAESLNTVTGAAGVAVVIEAKHLCMMMRGVEKQNSVMKTSCVLGTFRDNEATRKEFLSLIQ from the coding sequence GTGGAAAAATCGTACGCAGAGCTAATAAGCGCGGTCGGTGAAGATCTCAACCGTGAGGGCCTGAAAAGAACGCCTGAACGCGCCGCGCGCGCCATGCGGTATCTCACACGCGGCTATGAATTAAATCTCGACGAAATCGTCAATGGCGCACTCTTTGAAGCTGATAGCGATGAAATGATTTTAGTCAAAGATATCGAACTCTATTCAATGTGTGAGCACCACCTTCTCCCTTTTATAGGGAAAGCCCATGTCGCCTATATGCCCAATGGGAAGATAATCGGTCTGTCCAAAATTGCCCGCATTGTCGATATGTTTGCCCGAAGATTCCAAGTGCAGGAGCGCCTGACCAAACAGATAGCCGAAAGCCTCAACACAGTGACTGGCGCGGCCGGTGTCGCGGTTGTTATCGAGGCCAAGCACTTATGTATGATGATGCGAGGAGTGGAAAAACAGAATTCCGTCATGAAAACATCGTGCGTGCTCGGGACATTCCGCGACAACGAAGCGACCCGAAAAGAGTTTTTGAGCCTTATTCAGTAA
- a CDS encoding 6-carboxytetrahydropterin synthase — protein sequence MYATLSKRFELSLSRQLYQAEWTQQKNSEHYGSHEGSLYGTGLNPIAYFIFHGPVDPKTGMMINISEVKKKINEILDTRYDHKFLNKDTQPFTRVQPTAEHLAIQLLFDVIPLFADSEAKPVACHLSETPDSEVTAYIDGRIERHFWIDFSAARRTFSPNLSDKENQDLFGIASAPSGHGHNYRLRITLSGGIDAESGQIVSHETIDRVMTELRSDLDHKNLNVDLPDLSGMPITTEVIARYLHARLSSELPLDRVRLYEMESFFAEYTNRGEMKLGLRTNFHAAHRLQSKHLSESENALMFGKCNNPNGHGHHYQVETTIAGTLDERSGTLFNFLAFKCNLGQALAGYAYKHLDLESEDFIDRPSTGENIIESLWKRCETSLGNQLERLRLWETPNNRFTLRRHNCMPKPASK from the coding sequence ATGTACGCCACTCTCAGCAAACGCTTCGAGCTCTCTCTCTCTCGCCAGCTGTATCAGGCTGAATGGACACAGCAAAAAAATAGTGAACACTACGGCTCGCACGAAGGCTCACTCTACGGCACCGGGCTCAATCCTATTGCTTACTTTATTTTTCATGGGCCGGTCGATCCAAAAACGGGAATGATGATAAATATCTCTGAGGTCAAGAAGAAGATTAACGAAATTCTCGACACCCGGTATGATCACAAATTCCTGAACAAGGATACTCAGCCGTTTACCCGTGTTCAGCCGACAGCCGAACATCTTGCCATTCAGTTGCTTTTCGATGTAATCCCACTTTTTGCAGATTCAGAAGCAAAACCGGTCGCTTGCCATCTTTCCGAGACACCCGACAGCGAAGTCACGGCCTATATTGACGGCCGGATTGAGCGTCATTTCTGGATTGATTTCTCCGCGGCGCGAAGGACATTTTCGCCAAATCTCAGCGACAAAGAAAATCAAGATCTGTTTGGCATTGCATCGGCTCCGTCAGGCCACGGACATAACTATCGCCTTCGTATTACACTTTCAGGTGGAATTGATGCCGAAAGCGGCCAAATTGTTTCACATGAAACAATCGATCGGGTCATGACGGAACTGCGCTCAGATCTCGATCATAAAAATCTCAATGTCGACCTGCCCGATCTTTCTGGAATGCCTATCACAACCGAAGTCATTGCCCGATATCTTCATGCACGGCTATCGTCTGAGCTGCCTCTTGACCGAGTTCGTCTCTACGAAATGGAGAGTTTCTTCGCCGAGTATACCAACCGGGGCGAAATGAAGCTGGGGCTTAGAACAAATTTTCATGCGGCCCACAGGCTTCAGAGCAAACATTTATCAGAATCTGAAAACGCCCTGATGTTTGGAAAATGTAATAACCCCAACGGGCACGGGCATCACTATCAGGTTGAGACAACAATTGCCGGCACTCTTGACGAACGAAGCGGAACACTTTTCAATTTTCTCGCATTCAAATGCAATCTTGGACAGGCACTTGCGGGGTATGCCTATAAGCATCTTGACCTTGAATCCGAAGATTTTATTGACCGACCAAGTACTGGCGAAAATATCATTGAAAGCCTGTGGAAAAGGTGCGAGACTTCGCTCGGCAACCAGTTGGAGCGGCTTCGTTTGTGGGAAACTCCCAATAACAGATTTACCTTGAGACGACACAATTGCATGCCGAAACCGGCTTCAAAATAG
- a CDS encoding SDR family NAD(P)-dependent oxidoreductase, with protein sequence MERLLITGASGGIGRAIALKLASKSRHLLLHGRNADKLAETGKLAAKAGATSEVLLYDLRNITQIEAMIAQISGKPLNLLVNNAGMAVVKPIEKITFQEWQDAMTVNVTAPFMITQRLSSDMPAGASIVNILSIASKTGFPNWSSYCATKFALEGFSQSVREEFRGRGIRVINIYPSAIDTAIWDGLEGNWPREKMMNPKEVADAVAYTLSRPDSVLVEGISIGNTSGRL encoded by the coding sequence ATGGAACGTCTATTGATAACAGGAGCAAGCGGAGGTATTGGTCGGGCCATCGCGCTCAAACTGGCAAGTAAGAGCAGACATCTTTTGCTCCATGGAAGAAACGCGGACAAGCTTGCGGAAACCGGAAAACTTGCTGCTAAGGCTGGCGCGACCTCGGAAGTGTTGCTTTATGATCTGCGGAATATCACTCAGATTGAAGCAATGATTGCACAAATTTCGGGCAAGCCGCTCAATCTTCTGGTAAACAATGCCGGAATGGCAGTGGTGAAACCGATAGAAAAAATCACATTTCAAGAATGGCAGGATGCAATGACTGTCAATGTCACCGCGCCGTTCATGATCACACAGCGGCTTTCGTCAGACATGCCAGCGGGGGCGAGCATTGTAAATATCCTTTCAATCGCATCAAAAACTGGATTTCCCAATTGGAGCAGTTACTGTGCGACAAAATTTGCGCTCGAAGGATTTTCTCAGAGTGTACGCGAGGAATTTCGCGGGCGTGGAATCCGTGTTATCAATATCTATCCCTCGGCGATAGACACGGCTATATGGGATGGACTCGAGGGAAACTGGCCCCGCGAAAAAATGATGAATCCGAAAGAGGTAGCTGACGCTGTAGCCTATACGCTCTCGAGGCCGGATTCGGTGCTTGTGGAGGGGATATCGATTGGAAATACGAGCGGCCGGCTGTAA